The proteins below are encoded in one region of Pseudomonas azadiae:
- a CDS encoding cytochrome-c peroxidase: protein MSDVSPYRPGLILSLWLCFGMPLMAAPLDEALKPLPAVPTLDPAKVELGRQLFNEPRLSVNNALSCASCHHLESGGADDKPFSIGFDGKPVDTNTPSVFNASLNFKQFWNGRVDTLEAQVVDVVISPVEMGSDWNTVVRNLSAVPAYQAAFQQAYPDGVTAANVQNALAIYERTLLTPRSRFDQYLLGDTEILTTQEKYGYQRFKDYGCIACHQGINIGGNMFQKFGVMGDYFKARGNPVESDLGRYLLTQDEEDRHVFKVPSLRNVAVTAPYFHDASAKTLEEAVDVMFRYQLGRNPSQEDKDLIVLFLRTLTGEWAGKPL from the coding sequence TTGAGCGACGTCTCACCCTACCGTCCCGGCCTGATACTGAGCCTGTGGCTGTGCTTCGGCATGCCGCTGATGGCCGCGCCGTTGGATGAAGCGCTCAAACCCTTGCCTGCGGTGCCGACGCTGGACCCGGCCAAGGTCGAGCTGGGTCGCCAATTGTTCAACGAGCCGCGCCTGTCGGTGAATAACGCGCTGTCCTGCGCCAGCTGCCATCATCTGGAATCCGGAGGCGCCGACGACAAGCCGTTTTCCATCGGCTTCGACGGCAAGCCGGTAGACACCAACACGCCGTCGGTCTTCAACGCCAGCCTCAACTTCAAGCAGTTCTGGAATGGCCGTGTCGACACGCTGGAGGCACAGGTGGTAGACGTCGTCATCAGCCCCGTGGAAATGGGCAGCGACTGGAACACCGTGGTGCGCAATCTCTCTGCCGTGCCGGCCTACCAGGCTGCGTTCCAACAGGCCTACCCCGATGGCGTCACCGCCGCCAATGTGCAAAACGCCCTGGCCATCTATGAACGCACCCTGCTGACTCCCCGTTCGCGGTTCGACCAGTACCTGCTCGGCGATACCGAGATCCTCACCACCCAGGAAAAGTACGGCTACCAACGCTTCAAGGACTACGGTTGCATCGCTTGTCACCAGGGCATCAACATCGGCGGCAACATGTTCCAGAAATTCGGCGTCATGGGCGACTACTTCAAGGCGCGCGGCAACCCGGTCGAGTCGGACCTGGGTCGCTACCTGCTGACCCAGGACGAAGAGGACCGCCACGTGTTCAAGGTGCCGAGCCTGCGCAACGTCGCGGTCACCGCGCCGTATTTCCATGACGCGTCGGCCAAGACCCTGGAAGAGGCGGTCGACGTGATGTTCAGGTACCAGTTGGGGCGCAATCCGTCCCAGGAAGACAAAGACCTGATCGTCCTGTTTCTCAGGACCTTGACTGGCGAATGGGCAGGCAAGCCTCTATGA